The following proteins come from a genomic window of Thermodesulfobacteriota bacterium:
- a CDS encoding phosphate/phosphite/phosphonate ABC transporter substrate-binding protein, whose translation MKRLVWALLALAALAGCQSQAPAGKELSGPVYRIGYMICNSEKETLARFTAMTAYLERKLGIRLEAAAIDTVDFTREVEGLHFTHTNSLLYVILQRLHGVEVLAAERKGSLGFRSQGVIMVRADSAIHGVADLKGRTMAFGPMLAPTGFMSQVALLMDSGLDPETDLAYYAIPSGSFKHEKVIYGVLFGRFDAGSIPLDDIETMVDDGRLGPDELRIIARAPAIPYCNFGYTQKVDERLAKAFGEAVLALTPEDTVEVGGERVRILARALVDGYEPITDADFEPVRELARRTNMPPYQRY comes from the coding sequence ATGAAGCGTCTCGTGTGGGCACTGCTGGCTCTGGCCGCCCTTGCCGGCTGCCAGAGCCAAGCGCCAGCCGGCAAGGAGCTCAGCGGCCCGGTTTACCGGATCGGCTACATGATCTGCAACTCGGAGAAGGAGACCCTGGCCCGCTTCACGGCCATGACCGCCTATCTGGAGCGAAAGTTGGGCATCCGCCTGGAGGCCGCGGCCATCGATACCGTCGACTTCACCCGGGAGGTGGAGGGCCTCCACTTCACCCACACCAACTCCCTCCTCTATGTGATCCTGCAGCGCCTGCACGGGGTCGAGGTCCTGGCGGCCGAGCGCAAGGGCTCCCTGGGCTTCCGCTCCCAGGGGGTGATCATGGTGCGGGCCGACAGCGCCATCCACGGCGTGGCGGATCTCAAAGGCCGCACCATGGCCTTCGGGCCCATGCTGGCGCCCACCGGCTTCATGAGTCAGGTTGCCCTGCTCATGGACAGCGGCCTCGACCCGGAGACCGATCTGGCCTATTACGCCATCCCGTCCGGCTCCTTCAAGCACGAGAAGGTGATCTACGGCGTCCTGTTCGGCCGGTTCGATGCCGGCTCCATCCCCCTGGACGACATCGAGACCATGGTGGACGACGGCCGTCTGGGACCCGACGAGCTGCGGATCATCGCCCGGGCGCCGGCCATTCCCTACTGCAACTTCGGCTATACCCAGAAGGTGGACGAGCGGCTGGCCAAGGCCTTTGGCGAGGCGGTCCTGGCCCTCACCCCGGAGGATACCGTGGAGGTGGGCGGCGAGCGGGTACGGATCCTGGCCCGGGCCCTGGTGGACGGCTACGAGCCGATCACCGACGCCGACTTCGAGCCGGTGCGCGAGCTGGCCCGCCGCACCAACATGCCACCCTACCAGCGTTACTGA
- a CDS encoding tetratricopeptide repeat protein: protein MGRPAGRCRPALLALLLALAGSAPPALAHIDPDDTPDPVAEMEYRILLEFQPEDTATRNKLAMVLFRLGRLGDAEAELRRVLAAQADDADALDGLGLVQAAQGRPADAVRSFAAARRARPGDLAVHLHLGQALEAQGDLPGAEAAYREGLAAGQPAADPQERTALAAALEALRQRTAGRPGAPSGGQP, encoded by the coding sequence ATGGGACGCCCTGCCGGCCGCTGCCGGCCCGCCCTGCTGGCGCTGCTCCTGGCCCTGGCCGGCAGCGCTCCCCCGGCCCTGGCCCACATCGACCCGGACGACACCCCGGATCCGGTGGCCGAGATGGAATACCGGATCCTCCTGGAATTCCAGCCCGAGGACACCGCAACCCGCAACAAGCTGGCCATGGTGCTGTTCCGGCTCGGCCGGCTGGGCGATGCCGAGGCGGAGCTGCGCCGCGTTCTTGCGGCGCAGGCCGACGACGCCGATGCCCTGGACGGGCTTGGCCTGGTGCAGGCCGCCCAGGGCCGGCCCGCCGACGCGGTCCGGTCCTTTGCCGCCGCCCGCCGGGCGCGGCCCGGTGACCTGGCGGTCCATCTTCACCTGGGTCAGGCCCTGGAGGCCCAGGGTGATCTGCCAGGTGCCGAGGCCGCCTACCGGGAAGGCTTGGCCGCAGGCCAGCCCGCAGCCGACCCCCAGGAGCGGACTGCGCTGGCCGCTGCCCTGGAGGCCTTGCGCCAGCGCACCGCTGGACGGCCCGGCGCCCCGTCCGGAGGTCAGCCATGA
- a CDS encoding glycine betaine ABC transporter substrate-binding protein, whose protein sequence is MTRRCLLLAGIAGLAVLLTGQAWACVGRFLFVGTVDTPQGRVLAELVAQLINERTGTTVKIRFFDDRAKLYQALRSANEEERADILVEDTASAMAMLKQERLPEANAEYLAAKEAYEKELGLVWLNPFGFRSAQEGGPTTVSAPVLRQDVLANFPLLPRVLNKLAGAIDDAAFAGLVGEVQSGNKPNNVARDWLRAKKLI, encoded by the coding sequence ATGACCAGGCGTTGTCTCCTGTTGGCCGGCATAGCCGGACTCGCCGTCCTTCTGACCGGCCAGGCGTGGGCCTGCGTCGGCCGTTTTCTCTTTGTCGGCACGGTCGATACCCCGCAGGGCCGGGTGCTGGCCGAGCTGGTGGCCCAGCTCATCAACGAGCGCACCGGCACCACGGTCAAGATCCGCTTCTTCGACGACCGGGCCAAGCTCTACCAGGCCTTGCGCTCAGCCAACGAGGAGGAGCGGGCGGACATCCTGGTGGAGGACACCGCCAGCGCCATGGCGATGCTCAAGCAGGAGCGGCTTCCCGAGGCCAATGCCGAGTACCTGGCTGCCAAGGAGGCCTATGAAAAGGAGCTGGGCCTGGTGTGGCTCAACCCCTTCGGCTTCCGCTCGGCCCAGGAAGGGGGCCCCACCACGGTGAGCGCCCCTGTGCTGCGCCAGGATGTGCTGGCCAACTTTCCCCTCCTGCCCCGGGTGCTCAACAAGCTGGCTGGCGCCATCGACGATGCGGCCTTTGCCGGCCTGGTCGGCGAGGTCCAGTCCGGCAACAAGCCCAACAACGTGGCCCGGGACTGGCTGCGGGCCAAGAAGCTCATCTGA
- a CDS encoding sulfite exporter TauE/SafE family protein, with protein MDNLGLYVTAIWLGALHAFEPGHGKSLIAAYMIGSRGRALDGIVLGLVATFTHTFSVIVLGVVAKVLARSYTEAQLHGSLGLVSAVIILGVGIWQLYRHATGKVGHSHRHLLGGLGQGQGQAAHGLEHGHGHGRQHGHEHSHGGYGHELGHAHGHGGHGHGGHGLASPAGASRWQLFLLGMSGGLVPCPAAIATLLAAVGSGRIAEGLAVALAFSLGLGIVMMTVGVVLSQAGRLTEMVGENLGLAQKIGLVSALVITGLGLYTLYHSLQSLGAAAG; from the coding sequence ATGGACAATCTGGGGCTGTACGTCACCGCAATCTGGCTGGGCGCCCTGCACGCCTTCGAGCCGGGCCATGGCAAGAGCCTGATCGCCGCCTACATGATCGGCTCCCGGGGCCGGGCCCTGGACGGCATCGTTCTGGGGCTGGTGGCCACCTTCACCCACACCTTCAGCGTCATCGTCCTGGGGGTGGTGGCGAAGGTCCTGGCCCGGTCGTACACCGAAGCCCAGCTCCATGGCAGCCTTGGCCTGGTCTCCGCGGTCATCATCCTGGGCGTCGGCATCTGGCAGCTGTACCGCCATGCTACCGGCAAGGTGGGACACAGCCACCGGCATCTGCTGGGCGGGCTTGGGCAGGGGCAGGGGCAGGCTGCACACGGACTGGAGCACGGACATGGGCACGGACGGCAGCACGGACATGAGCATAGCCACGGGGGGTACGGCCACGAGCTGGGGCATGCGCACGGGCATGGCGGCCACGGGCACGGCGGCCATGGGCTGGCGAGCCCGGCCGGGGCCAGCCGGTGGCAGCTCTTCCTGCTGGGCATGTCCGGGGGGCTGGTGCCGTGCCCGGCGGCCATCGCCACCCTTCTGGCAGCGGTGGGCTCGGGCCGCATCGCCGAGGGGCTGGCAGTGGCGCTCGCCTTCAGCCTGGGCCTGGGCATCGTCATGATGACCGTCGGCGTTGTCCTCTCCCAGGCCGGCCGGCTGACCGAAATGGTGGGCGAAAACCTGGGGCTGGCCCAGAAGATCGGCCTGGTGAGCGCCCTGGTGATCACCGGCCTGGGGCTTTACACCCTGTACCACTCCCTGCAGAGCCTTGGTGCGGCGGCCGGCTGA